In bacterium, the sequence GTTAACCCTCTCTACCCAGAAATTTAAATAGCAGCATAGACATTACGATTCAAGAGGAGTATTATGCGATTAGCAGAAGAAGAGAGTCTGATGAATCAAAAAGTCTCAAATTTAGTTTCGCGACTAGATCATTTAAGCCGCCGCGCCTCGCTTGGCGAGCTTGGCCAGTTACTCGCTTCTGAAAACATCACGCTACATGACATCAGCGATTACTACATTTTTAATGATATCCACTATCAAAGAAACAAAGTCTCAGGATCAGAGTGGTATGACCTCTACGTAATGTGCTGGAAACCAGGACAAAACTCTGCAATTCATGATCATTTAGGATCGAGCTGCGCCTTTAAGATCTTGCAGGGCATGGCAACAGAATATCTCTATGAATGTGTCGACTGCGAGCATAACTACGTCCAGCAGGCAGGAATTCAAACTTATAGCCCTGGCTTAGTTTGTGAGGCTCAAGATGGGGATATCCATAAAATCGTGAACGGCAGCACAATTGAGCCATTAGTCACCATGCACCTTTACTCCCCACCACTTACAATGAACGTCTATGAACCTGCTCCTCAAAAAGTAGTGGTCAATTCTTAAACTTTTTCCTAGAACACCTTCATGTTCAA encodes:
- a CDS encoding cysteine dioxygenase family protein; the encoded protein is MRLAEEESLMNQKVSNLVSRLDHLSRRASLGELGQLLASENITLHDISDYYIFNDIHYQRNKVSGSEWYDLYVMCWKPGQNSAIHDHLGSSCAFKILQGMATEYLYECVDCEHNYVQQAGIQTYSPGLVCEAQDGDIHKIVNGSTIEPLVTMHLYSPPLTMNVYEPAPQKVVVNS